The Chrysemys picta bellii isolate R12L10 chromosome 5, ASM1138683v2, whole genome shotgun sequence genome includes a window with the following:
- the LOC135983577 gene encoding uncharacterized protein LOC135983577 — translation MESSQDRKRAPAWTEREVRDLLAIWGDEAVIAELRSSKRNGKVLEKISKAMKDRGHNRDTQQCRVKIKELRQAYHKAREANGRSGAEPQTCRYYAELHAILGGAATTTPTVCYDSLTGETHREDGSGNEEDEDGGTVGSSQQQGSGETGFPNSQDMFVTLDLEPVTPELTQDPQGTQETSAANVSPSQRLVNIRKRKRRTRDEMFTELQMSAHADRAQQNAWRQSMSEMRKAQYEREERWRAESRDEQSKWRAEDDRWRQLADRWQEAMLRLLEHQTDMLERMVELQERQQEQRPPLQPLCNQQPSSPSSIASSPRRPRTRWGGPPSTQSLHPR, via the exons atggagtcctcccaggatcgcaaaagagctccagcatggaccgaacgggaggtacgagatctgctcgccatatggggagatgaagcagtgatagctgaactccgtagcagtaaaagaaatggaaaagtattagaaaagatctccaaggccatgaaggaccgaggccataacagggacacacagcagtgccgcgtgaaaattaaggagctacggcaagcttaccacaaagccagagaagcaaacggaaggtccggggcagagccgcaaacttgccgctactacgcggagctgcatgcgatcctagggggtgcagccaccactaccccaaccgtgtgctatgactctctcactggagaaacacacagggaagacggttcggggaacgaggaagatgaggatggaggtactgtaggtagctcacagcagcaaggaagcggagaaaccggtttccccaacagccaggatatgtttgtgaccctggacctggaaccagtaacccccgaactcacccaagaccctcagggcacacaggagacctctg ctgcaaatgtttctccttcgcagaggctcgtgaacattagaaagagaaaacgtaggacgagggacgagatgttcacggagctgcagatgtccgcccacgctgatagagcacagcagaatgcgtggaggcagtcaatgtcggagatgagaaaagcccaatatgaacgagaggagaggtggcgggctgaatcgcgggatgaacagagcaagtggcgggctgaagacgataggtggcgtcagcttgcagacagatggcaagaggcaatgctccgtctgctggagcatcaaactgatatgctcgagcgtatggttgagttgcaggaaaggcagcaggagcagagaccgccgctacagcccctgtgtaaccaacagccctcctccccaagttccatagcctcctcaccaagacgcccaagaacacggtggggggggcctccgtccacccagtcactccaccccagatga